In Salmo trutta chromosome 28, fSalTru1.1, whole genome shotgun sequence, one DNA window encodes the following:
- the LOC115165732 gene encoding synaptophysin-like isoform X1, with protein MDVVNQLVATGQFTIIKQPLGFMKILQWIFAIFAFSTCGSYSGMFKMSVECKNRSESDLDIEVEFEYPFRLHQVYFDAPTCKGGNPERLFLIGDYSSSAGFFVTVGVFSFLYSMAALSVYVFILEKYREGCKGAQIDFVVTCVFTFFWLVASSAWAKGLSDVKASTDPDKVLLLIEACDEPENRCREVHDPVVSGLNTSVAFGFLNLILWGGNLWFVFKETGWLAAFGGTYAPSQEKAPAPESFGQDGYGQEGYAQQGDAYTGTQGGYQPDYGQGGYTEGGGDYQQGGYEQQPTSYANQM; from the exons ATGGATGTTGTGAACCAG TTGGTGGCCACCGGGCAGTTCACCATAATCAAACAGCCTTTGGGATTTATGAAAATCCTACAATGG ATCTTTGCCATCTTTGCTTTCTCGACATGTGGCAGCTACTCTGGCATGTTCAAGATGAGTGTGGAGTGTAAAAACCGGTCAGAGAGTGACCTGGACATTGAGGTGGAGTTTGAGTATCCATTCAG GCTACATCAGGTGTACTTCGATGCCCCAACCTGTAAGGGGGGAAACCCTGAGCGTCTGTTCCTGATCGGAGACTACTCCTCCTCAGCTGGGTTCTTTGTCACCGTCGGTGTCTTCTCTTTCCTCTACTCCATGGCAGCCCTTTCTGTGTATGTTTTCATTCTGGAGAAATACCGTGAAGGCTGCAAGGGAGCCCAGATT GACTTCGTTGTGACCTGTGTGTTCACCTTCTTCTGGCTGGTGGCTTCTTCTGCCTGGGCTAAGGGTCTGTCGGATGTGAAGGCATCCACCGACCCAGACAAGGTCCTCTTACTGATCGAGGCCTGCGACGAACCGGAGAACCGCTGCCGTGAAGTCCATGACCCTGTCGTCTCTGGTCTCAACACATCTGTG GCATTTGGCTTCCTGAACCTGATCCTGTGGGGAGGGAACCTGTGGTTCGTGTTCaaggagactggctggctggcagctTTCGGAGGCACATACGCACCTTCCCAGGAGAAAGCGCCTGCCCCAGAGTCCTTCGGCCAGGACGGCTATGGGCAGGAGGGCTATGCACAGCAGGGGGATGCCTATACCGGCACCCAGGGAGGCTACCAGCCCGACTATGGCCAGGGCG
- the LOC115165732 gene encoding synaptophysin-like isoform X2: protein MFKMSVECKNRSESDLDIEVEFEYPFRLHQVYFDAPTCKGGNPERLFLIGDYSSSAGFFVTVGVFSFLYSMAALSVYVFILEKYREGCKGAQIDFVVTCVFTFFWLVASSAWAKGLSDVKASTDPDKVLLLIEACDEPENRCREVHDPVVSGLNTSVAFGFLNLILWGGNLWFVFKETGWLAAFGGTYAPSQEKAPAPESFGQDGYGQEGYAQQGDAYTGTQGGYQPDYGQGGYTEGGGDYQQGGYEQQPTSYANQM from the exons ATGTTCAAGATGAGTGTGGAGTGTAAAAACCGGTCAGAGAGTGACCTGGACATTGAGGTGGAGTTTGAGTATCCATTCAG GCTACATCAGGTGTACTTCGATGCCCCAACCTGTAAGGGGGGAAACCCTGAGCGTCTGTTCCTGATCGGAGACTACTCCTCCTCAGCTGGGTTCTTTGTCACCGTCGGTGTCTTCTCTTTCCTCTACTCCATGGCAGCCCTTTCTGTGTATGTTTTCATTCTGGAGAAATACCGTGAAGGCTGCAAGGGAGCCCAGATT GACTTCGTTGTGACCTGTGTGTTCACCTTCTTCTGGCTGGTGGCTTCTTCTGCCTGGGCTAAGGGTCTGTCGGATGTGAAGGCATCCACCGACCCAGACAAGGTCCTCTTACTGATCGAGGCCTGCGACGAACCGGAGAACCGCTGCCGTGAAGTCCATGACCCTGTCGTCTCTGGTCTCAACACATCTGTG GCATTTGGCTTCCTGAACCTGATCCTGTGGGGAGGGAACCTGTGGTTCGTGTTCaaggagactggctggctggcagctTTCGGAGGCACATACGCACCTTCCCAGGAGAAAGCGCCTGCCCCAGAGTCCTTCGGCCAGGACGGCTATGGGCAGGAGGGCTATGCACAGCAGGGGGATGCCTATACCGGCACCCAGGGAGGCTACCAGCCCGACTATGGCCAGGGCG
- the LOC115166484 gene encoding voltage-dependent L-type calcium channel subunit alpha-1D-like, whose product MKAMVPLLHIGLLVMFVIIIYAIIGLELFLGRMHKTCFYVGTELNVDDDPTPCAFAGNGRECVGNGTECRGPWEGPNGGITNFDNIFFAMLTVFQCITMEGWTDVLYWMNDAIGFEMPWVYFVSLVIFGSFFVLNLVLGVLSGEFSKEREKAVARGELQDAQNKKQMEEDMCGYMDWLIEAEDVDEEGNKRAAVAKKKMMKKFGWYKHSEDGESDSDSEFGAYLDDDNGCCASLMAKMMANSFCDQLCQLNHAFRKNCRVAVKSQNFYWLVLLLVFLNTAASASEHYGQPKWLTEMQERANKILLMLFTLEMLLKMYSFGFQIHFLALFNRFDCFVVCGGILETVLVELQIIPPIGISVLRCVRLLRVFKVTRHWAALSNLVNSLLNSMKAICSLLLLLFLFLIIFSLLGMQLFGGKFNFDETQMKRSTFDTFPQALLTCFQILTGEDWNAVMYDGIMAYGGPVFPQMIVCIYFVSLFVVGNYILLNVFLAIAVDNLAGDGGKKKVEEKKEEEEDWDDDEDKEEDAANEMDDWEENEELRAIEGLEGIMPVKPEFSAPKEKIEPIPDGSSFFILGKRNCLRVACHNLIHHSYFTNLILVFIIASSISLAAEDPIRAHSFRNNMLGYADYAFTSIFTVEIILKVTVFGAFLHPGSFCRNAFNLLDLLVVSVSLASFFLHSSAISVVKIFRVLKVLRPLRAINRAKGLKNVVQCVFVAIKTIGNILIVTTLLQFMFACIGVQLFKGRFYSCTDEAKHNPYECMGTFVVYKDGDMNHPMVRERKWQNSEFNFDNVLQGMLALFTVSTFEGWPQLLYKAIDANAANHGPIYNYRVEISIFFIIYIIIIAFFMMNIFVGFVIITFREQGESEFKNCELNKNQRQCVQYALKAKPIKIYIPRNPSQLKFWKIIASSQFEYIMFVLILLNTLTLAVQHYEQSKTFNSVMDILNLIFTALFTIEMVIKLLALRTHQYFIDAWNTFDALIVVGSVLDIMVSELSVSTISKESGKVSITFFRLFRVLRLVKLLSKGEGIRTLLWTFVKSLQALPYVGLLIAMIFFIYAVIGMQTFGKIAIDDNSHINRNNNFQTFFMSVLLLFRCATGEQWQEIMLAALPGRRCDPESDFEPGEESMCGSNLAYIYFISFFMLCAFLIINLFIAVIMDNFEYLTRDWTVLGTHHLDEFKRVWSDYDPEATGRIKHIDVVTMLRRIQPPLGFGKLCPHRVACKRLVAMNVPLHSDGTVTFNATLFALVRTSLKIKTDGPVDQDNEELRAIIKKIWKRTKPKLLEEVIPPPRGEEVTCGKFYASFLIQDYFKKFRKRKERERKKKGKDKKDSLQAGLRSLQALAPELHLALAMEGEEEEGMEGELDEEFFKNENVFEDPGTTATNTSSTTPIPADMEESTTTVFMEPFVEPTIFSDVVTEQPLTASERSESALSSFDVVIEQPTRSEALLPPEEAPAPYPPHRDPAASPPKDPSPPQPAPAPPPPKALSPPQPAPAPPPTKAPSPPQPAPAPPPTQAPSLPQPAPAPPPLQAPSPPQPAPAPPPPQVASPPQMVAQSQPQIVVAPPEPEAAQIVLEAAAAPPQPEPVMEGRGGETYAAQQVYYQQYPVGMLTNDRYAYQEQPAASHIPPEYMQSHAPNFTNGSVAGVPYGNGNGMNGNGYNGVMNGGSMSGYSGNGYIGNGYNGNGYNGNGLEPYVRRRVLPPTPAGRKPPSFNIQCLRAQHSEGDIPIPGTYESNSPPCRSRLTLDSRRSSVSSMSSASWANNGGGPAGSMPGAGMSATSAAAAKRGRLLYAPLMLVDEAGGTQQLWGDRTQATSSLPAVATRPSGWYPGAPTLPMHTPQNRSYTNGRVPSQISQRLIEKGSANSLVESILISEGLGLYARDPKFVNFAKREIADACNMTIDEMENAATDLLTRSTGQPIGRFEEELADEMNCVISY is encoded by the exons ATGAAAGCCATGGTTCCCCTGTTGCACATTGGTCTGCTGGTCATGTTTGTCATCATCATCTATGCCATCATCGGCCTGGAGCTCTTCCTCGGCAGGATGCACAAGACCTGTTTCTATGTGGGCACAG AGCTGAACGTGGATGATGACCCCACACCGTGTGCATTTGCTGGAAACGGACGGGAATGTGTGGGCAACGGGACAGAGTGCAGAGGACCGTGGGAGGGGCCTAACGGTGGGATCACCAACTTCGACAACATCTTTTTTGCCATGTTGACTGTGTTCCAGTGTATCACCATGGAGGGCTGGACCGATGTGCTCTACTGG ATGAATGATGCAATTGGCTTTGAGATGCCCTGGGTCTACTTTGTCTCTCTGGTCATCTTTGGCTCGTTTTTCGTACTCAACCTTGTATTGGGAGTGTTGAGTGG aGAGTTCTCCAAGGAAAGAGAGAAGGCTGTGGCTCGTGGAGAGCTGCAGGACGCCCAGAATAAGAAGCAGATGGAGGAGGATATGTGTGGCTACATGGACTGGCTCATCGAGGCCGAGGATGTGGATGAGGAAGGAAACAAAC GTGCTGCTGTTGCCAAGAAGAAAATGATGAAGAAGTTTGGCTGGTATAAACACAGCGAGGACGGAG AATCGGATTCAGACTCTGAATTTGGAGCATATTTAGATGACGACAATGGCTGCTGCGCATCTCTAAT GGCTAAAATGATGGCCAACAGTTTCTG TGACCAGCTATGCCAACTGAACCACGCCTTTCGGAAAAACTGTCGTGTAGCAGTCAAATCCCAGAACTTCTATTGGCTGGTGCTTCTACTGGTTTTTCTCAACACTGCAGCGAGCGCCTCTGAACACTACGGCCAGCCCAAGTGGCTCACCGAGATGCAGG AGCGGGCCAATAAGATCCTGTTGATGTTGTTCACGCTGGAGATGCTGTTGAAGATGTACAGTTTCGGTTTCCAGATCcacttcttggctctgtttaaccGCTTCGACTGCTTTGTGGTGTGTGGTGGCATCCTGGAGACGGTCCTTGTTGAGTTGCAGATCATCCCTCCCATCGGCATCTCTGTGCTGCGCTGCGTCCGCCTGCTCAGGGTGTTCAAAGTGACACG GCACTGGGCAGCCCTGTCAAACCTGGTCAATTCACTGCTCAACTCCATGAAGGCTATCTgctctctactgctcctgctctTCCTCTTCCTAATCATCTTCTCTCTGCTGGGTATGCAGCTGTTTGGGGGCAAATTCAACTTTGATGAGACTCAGATGAAGAGGAGCACGTTTGACACTTTCCCCCAGGCCCTGCTCACCTGCTTCCAG ATCCTTACAGGAGAGGACTGGAATGCAGTGATGTATGATGGGATCATGGCTTATGGCGGGCCAGTCTTCCCACAGATGATCGTGTGCATCTACTTTGTCTCCCTCTTTGTTGTCGGTAACT ATATCCTGCTGAATGTCTTCTTGGCTATCGCTGTGGACAACTTGGCAGGAGATGGGGGAAAAAAGAAAGTAGA agagaaaaaggaggaggaagaggactgGGACGATGACGAAGACAAAGAGGAAGATGCAGCG AATGAGATGGATGACTgggaggagaatgaggagttGAGAGCCATTGAGGGTCTGGAGG gaatTATGCCTGTGAAGCCTGAATTTTCCGCTCCAAAAGAGAAGATTGAACCCATTCCAGATGGTAGCTCCTTCTTCATTCTTGGAAAGAGAAACTG cctcCGAGTGGCCTGTCACAACCTCATCCACCACTCCTACTTCACCAACCTCATCCTTGTCTTCATCATCGCCAGTAGCATTTCTCTGGCTGCTGAGGATCCAATCAGAGCTCACTCTTTTAGAAACAAC ATGCTTGGCTACGCTGACTATGCATTCACCTCCATATTCACTGTGGAAATTATATTAAAG GTGACAGTTTTCGGTGCGTTCCTTCATCCTGGATCGTTCTGTAGGAATGCCTTTAACCTTCTGGATCTACTGGTTGTCAGTGTGTCGCTCGCGTCCTTCTTCCTCCA TTCCAGCGCTATCTCTGTGGTCAAGATTTTCAGGGTACTTAAAGTGCTCAGGCCTCTTCGAGCAATCAACAGAGCCAAGGGACTCAAG AATGTAGTGCAGTGCGTGTTTGTGGCAATCAAAACAATCGGAAACATCTTGATCGTCACAACGCTCCTCCAGTTCATGTTTGCCTGTATTGGAGTGCAGCTCTTCAAG GGCAGATTCTACAGTTGCACTGATGAAGCTAAACACAATCCATATGAGTGCAT gggaACGTTTGTGGTGTATAAGGACGGTGATATGAATCACCCtatggtgagagagaggaaatggcAAAACAGTGAATTCAACTTTGACAACGTGCTGCAGGGCATGCTGGCCCTGTTCACTGTGTCTACATTTGAAGGCTGGCCACA GCTGCTGTACAAGGCCATCGACGCCAATGCAGCGAACCATGGCCCTATTTACAACTACCGTGTGGAAATCTCCATATTCTTCATcatctacatcatcatcatcgccTTCTTCATGATGAACATCTTCGTGGGCTTCGTCATCATCACGTTCCGTGAACAGGGAGAATCTGAGTTCAAAAACTGCGAACTGAACAAAAATCAA AGACAATGTGTACAGTACGCTCTGAAAGCCAAGCCCATCAAGATCTACATTCCCAGAAACCCGTCCCAGCTAAAGTTCTGGAAAATCATCGCCTCCAGCCAGTTTGAATACATCATGTTTGTCTTAATTCTTCTCAACACCCTCACCTTGGCTGTGCAG CATTATGAGCAGTCTAAAACGTTCAACTCTGTGATGGACATCCTCAACTTGATCTTCACAGCCCTATTTACCATAGAGATGGTCATCAAGCTACTGGCTCTCCGAACACAT CAATATTTCATTGATGCTTGGAACACCTTTGATGCTCTGATAGTTGTGGGCAGTGTGCTAGACATCATGGTCTCAGAGCTTAGTGTGAGTACTATCTCT AAGGAAAGCGGAAAAGTATCCATCACATTCTTCCGTTTGTTCCGAGTCTTGCGATTGGTCAAGCTGCTCAGCAAAGGGGAGGGCATTCGAACCCTCCTCTGGACTTTTGTCAAGTCCCTCCAG GCCTTGCCATATGTCGGTCTCCTTATTGCTATGATCTTCTTCATCTACGCTGTGATCGGCATGCAG ACATTTGGAAAGATTGCTATAGATGACAACTCACATATCAACAGGAACAACAACTTCCAGACCTTCTTCATGTCTGTCCTACTGCTCTTCAG GTGTGCAACCGGAGAGCAGTGGCAGGAGATCATGTTGGCAGCGTTGCCAGGGAGACGCTGTGACCCTGAGTCCGACTTTGAGCCCGGGGAGGAGAGCATGTGCGGCAGCAACCTGGCCTACATCTACTTCATCAGCTTCTTCATGCTCTGCGCTTTCCTG ATCATTAACTTGTTCATTGCtgtcatcatggacaactttgaGTACTTGACCAGGGATTGGACCGTACTGGGTACTCATCACCTGGACGAGTTCAAACGAGTCTGGTCGGATTATGACCCAGAGGCCAC gggtcGAATCAAACATATCGATGTGGTCACTATGCTGCGCAGGATCCAGCCACCCCTTGGTTTTGGCAAACTGTGCCCCCATCGTGTGGCCTGCAAG AGGCTGGTTGCTATGAACGTGCCGCTGCATAGCGATGGGACGGTCACCTTCAACGCTACCCTGTTTGCGCTGGTCAGAACCTCACTCAAGATCAAGACTGACG GGCCCGTTGACCAGGACAACGAGGAGCTCAGGGCCATCATTAAGAAGATATGGAAGCGCACTAAGCCCAAGCTCCTTGAAGAGGTCATTCCACCCCCTAGAG GGGAAGAGGTCACTTGTGGGAAGTTCTATGCCAGCTTCTTGATCCAGGACTATTTTAAGAAGTTCCGCAAGAGGAAGGAGCGGGAGAGGAAGAAGAAGGGAAAGGACAAGAAAGACTCTCTCCAG gcaggGCTACGGTCACTGCAGGCGCTGGCCCCAGAGTTGCATCTGGCCTTggcaatggagggagaggaggaggagggtatgGAGGGAGAGTTGGACGAAGAGTTTTTCAAA AATGAAAATGTTTTTGAAGATCCTGGCACCACTGCCACCAATACTTCATCCACCACTCCCATACCAGCTGACATGGAGGAGTCCACCACCACCGTTTTCATGGAGCCCTTCGTCGAGCCCACTATATTCAGCGACGTGGTCACAGAACAGCCATTAACAGCCAGTGAGAGATCAGAATCAGCTCTGTCATCCTTTGATGTGGTGATTGAACAGCCAACGAGATCTGAGGCCCTCCTTCCACCAGAAGAAGCACCAGCCCCATACCCACCCCACCGAGACCCAGCCGCATCACCACCAAAAGATCCATCCCCTCCCCAACCAGCACCAGCCCCACCTCCACCAAAGGCCCTATCCCCTCCCCAACCAGCACCAGCCCCACCCCCAACAAAGGCCCCATCCCCTCCCCAACCAGCACCAGCCCCACCCCCAACACAGGCCCCATCCCTTCCCCAACCAGCACCAGCCCCACCCCCACTACAGGCCCCATCCCCTCCCCAACCAGCACCAGCCCCACCCCCACCACAGGTTGCTTCTCCTCCACAAATGGTTGCCCAATCCCAACCTCAAATAGTGGTAGCCCCACCAGAACCAGAGGCAGCTCAAATAGTGTTAGAGGCAGCCGCTGCCCCACCTCAACCAGAGCCAgtgatggagggaagaggaggtgaaACTTACGCTGCACAGCAGGTGTACTACCAACAGTACCCAGTGGGCATGCTAACAAACGACAG GTATGCGTATCAAGAGCAACCTGCAGCATCCCATATCCCGCCAGAGTACATGCAGAGTCATGCTCCTAACTTCACCAATGGGAGTGTTGCAGGAGTACCCTACGGCAATGGAAACGGCATGAATGGGAATGGCTACAATGGTGTTATGAATGGAGGTAGCATGAGTGGCTACAGCGGCAATGGTTACATAGGAAATGGCTACAATGGAAACGGCTACAATGGCAACGGATTGGAGCCGTATGTCCGGAGACGTGTTCTTCCTCCCACTCCTGCAG GTCGTAAGCCGCCCTCCTTTAACATCCAGTGTCTGCGGGCACAGCATAGCGAGGGTGACATCCCCATCCCTGGCACATATGAGAGTAACTCGCCCCCATGCAGATCCAGACtg ACCCTTGACTCCCGCCGCAGCAGTGTCTCCTCCATGTCCTCGGCCTCCTGGGCCAACAATGGAGGAGGACCTGCAGGGTCGATGCCAGGAGCAGGGATGTCAGCAACATCAGCAGCAGCCGCAAAGAGAGGGCGTCTGCTCTACGCCCCTCTGATGCTGGTGGATGAGGCCGGGGGCACCCAGCAGCTGTGGGGAGACAGGACCCAGGCCACTTCCAGCCTCCCTGCTGTTGCAACTAGGCCCAGTGGCTGGTACCCTGGAGCCCCAACACTCCCCATGCACACGCCCCAGAACAGGAGCTACACCAACGGCAGAGTGCCCTCCCAGATCAGCCAAAGACTCATAGAGAAGGGCAGTGCAAACAGCCTGGTGGAGTCG ATCCTGATATCGGAAGGCTTGGGCCTCTATGCAAGAGACCCAAAGTTTGTGAACTTCGCCAAGCGGGAGATCGCTGACGCATGTAACATGACCATTGATGAGATGGAGAACGCAGCCACAGATCTGCTGACCCGTTCTACTGGACAGCCAATAGGACGCTTCGAGGAGGAGCTGGCAGACGAGATGAACTGTGTGATTTCCTACTGA